Genomic DNA from Gemmatimonadaceae bacterium:
AGTACGCGGCCCGCGCAATCCGCTGGTTCACCGCCGCGACGTCCTCGCGCTGCCGGCGCGCGAGGACGTTCGGGTTGGCACGCCGCGCGAGGTCGACCAGCTCCGTCACGCTGGTCGTGACGGGCGTGACGGCGTAGCCGGTGGTGAGTGCCACGTCCTGCGCCGGTGCCGCCACCCCGAGGTTCTCGAAGAGCCGCAGCTTCTCGATCGCCACCGCGTTCCGGGCCTGCACCACCTGCACGCGCTGCTGTCCGAGCGCCACCTCGGCGCGTTGCACGTCGAGGACCGTCGCGCTGCCGGCCGCGGCGCGCGCCTTGGCCAGTTCCACCGAGAGCCGGGCACTCTCCAGCAGCGTGTCCTGCAGCACCGCGCGCGCCTGCGCCTGCAGCGCGATCAGGTACTGCGTGGTGACCGTCGTGCGGAGCTGCTGTCCTGCGGCATCCACCTCGGACTCGGTCGCCGCCTCGTTGAGCCTGGCCGCCCGCGGCTGCAGCAGCGCGTCGAGGCCGTACGAGACCGAGGCGTTCAGGCTGGCGCTGGACCCCATCGTGTTTGCGTTGGCACCGAAGCCGATGCCGTTGAACACCTGCTGCCGACCCTCACGCCACGACAGCCCGGCCGACGAGGCGAGATTGGGCAGCAACTGGCCATAGGCGCTGCGGGTGGCGGCTGAGGCCGTGCGCCGGGCGTTGGCCGACTGCCGGAGCTGCGGGTTGTTCGCGAGCGCCAGGTCCACCGCCTGTTCGACCGTCAGGGCCGCCGGCACCACCGGCGCCTGTTGCGCGCCGGCGGCGAGGGGAAGGAGCAAGGCAAGGGCGAGGCTGCGGGTAGGGACAGTCATCGGCGTGATCAGGGATTTTGGGATCAGACTGAGCCAACGTACGGGCCCGGTCGCAATACAGTTTCACGGGGCATGTCGTTGACCCCGTGTGAGTTGTACCGTCAGGTGGGGGGATCGTCCCGCAGCAGCCGGCTGCGCCCGCCCCAGGCCACCCGGAGGAGGCGGCCCCGTGCGTCCCGCCACCAGCGCAGCGGTGTCGAGAGGCCGGTCACAGTCACGGGTACGCCGGTCACAGCGACCTCGGCCATTGAGATCTCGGCCGTCGGCGCGTAGTCCAGCGTTCCACTCGAGAGCGTTCCGCGCCGCACGTCCAGGAAGAACAGCGGGGTGCTCCGGGCGGCGTGGCTGGCCAGGGTGACGAACGGCACCATGGCTGCGGTGTCCAGCAGCACCAGGTCCCGCTGTGCCGCATACTCCCGGACGCTCCGTCGCGTGGGCGTCACCCGCTCCAGCGTCACACGTCCCCCGGCGCTCGTCACCTGGATGCGATCGATGAGCCGGCCGGCGCTGTCGCGGGATTCGGCGACGTACCGCCGCAGGCCGAGCGTCGAGTCGGTGAGCAGCTCCGCCGTCACCCGCAGCCCGCGGCGCACCACGATGCCGGTGGTCACGAGGGCGAGATCGGTGCCGGACCGGACCTGCCGGAAGCGCATCGTGCCGCGTGCCACGGTCACGGAATCGAACTGCACCGAGATGGAGAGGGCGTCCAGCAGTGGGGAGGCGGGGGCCTGAGCGCCCGCCGGTGTGGCGGCGAGCGGGCCGAGCGTGCCGAGGCAGATGGCCAGGACCGAACGACGACGTGCCCGGGAGGACCAGCGAGGTGTATGGATGAAACGCGTCACACTGTAAACTGACCTGTTCCGCCTGCCGCGCGCGACCGGACGACCGCAGATCACGCTCATGCTCCCACGCTCCTGACCCCGACCCCGACGCCGGAACCCCTGCTCACGCCGCGCCGACGGTGGCTGTTTCCGGCCGCAGCGGGGGTGGTGTGCGCCGCCTTCTGGCTGCGCTCCCCGTCGGTGGCCTGGCTGGGTGCCGTGGCCGGTGCGGTGCTCTTCACCGCCGCACTTGGACGCCTCGCGCAGCGCCGCCGCTCGCCGCGCATGGTGGTCTCGCTCGGCCTGCTCTTCCTCGGCACGGCGGCCTGGCAGCAGTTCGAGCTGAGCCGGATCGAGACGCGATTCGATGCGTGGGCCGCCGCCGCGATCCGCCGTGGCGACGCGAGTGCGGCGCGCGCGCTGCCGATCGCCGCCGAGCGCGTGCGGCAGCTCGCACGCAAGGCGCTGGCGGCACCGGTCGCGACAGCGGCGGGATTCCGGTTTCTCGGCAGCCTCGATGGCATCGACGCGCGCACCAGCGTGGTGCTCTACCGCAACGGGCTCCCGGTGGCGTGGGGCGGTGAGCCGCGCGCGGTGCCCGAGGTGCTGCGAGGCGACATCGGCGTCGAGCGGCTGCGGTTCTACCTCGTGCTGTATGCGGCCGAGCGGCAGGGTGACGCCGTGGCGGTGTCGACGATGGTGCTCGACGCCGATCCGCCGGCGCGCCACCTGGTGAACGGGCTGGGGGCCGACCTGGCGCAGC
This window encodes:
- a CDS encoding TolC family protein encodes the protein MTVPTRSLALALLLPLAAGAQQAPVVPAALTVEQAVDLALANNPQLRQSANARRTASAATRSAYGQLLPNLASSAGLSWREGRQQVFNGIGFGANANTMGSSASLNASVSYGLDALLQPRAARLNEAATESEVDAAGQQLRTTVTTQYLIALQAQARAVLQDTLLESARLSVELAKARAAAGSATVLDVQRAEVALGQQRVQVVQARNAVAIEKLRLFENLGVAAPAQDVALTTGYAVTPVTTSVTELVDLARRANPNVLARRQREDVAAVNQRIARAAYFPSFSLSTGYGGFTNSYTNDNFPVTQALSSKQSSCYQRGSVLTIVGQAFDPATCAGITLTPAEIAAAKSTNSAFPFTLTRNPYSVNAQVSLPLFNGWQREQRVAEAAVARDNARQAVRQQELAAQQAVRTAYLNLDASQQTVTIQEENGRLARQALLLAETRYRVGQATFLDVADARAVFARAENDRITAVYDFHRAFAALEQAVGRRLR